Proteins encoded by one window of Rhodospirillales bacterium RIFCSPLOWO2_02_FULL_58_16:
- a CDS encoding S-methyl-5-thioribose-1-phosphate isomerase: MKVNGKHYRTIWPVGDGQTVEIIDQTRLPHEFATVRLNAMKEAATAIADMLVRGAPLIGAAAAYGMALAMKDDTSDRGLAVAYETLLATRPTAVNLRWALDDMRSLLKPLAEGKRRAAAWRRAAGIADEDVEICSAIGDFGMALIKAAWEAKGKPKRVNVLTHCNAGWLAAVDWGTALAPVYKSHDAGIPVHVWVDETRPRNQGASLTCWELDKHGVPHTLIVDNVGGHLMQHGEVDLCITGVDRAAASGDVCNKIGTYLKALAAKDNNVPFYVALPGPTIDWTISDGVREIPIEQRGPQEVTHMSGLGEDGKITKVLISPRNSPVANYAFDVTPARLVSGLITERGVCEASKAGLKKLYPER, from the coding sequence ATGAAGGTAAACGGCAAACATTATCGCACCATATGGCCGGTCGGGGACGGGCAGACGGTGGAGATCATCGACCAGACGCGGCTGCCCCATGAATTCGCAACCGTGCGGCTTAATGCCATGAAGGAGGCGGCGACGGCCATCGCCGACATGCTGGTGCGGGGAGCGCCGCTGATCGGCGCCGCCGCCGCCTACGGCATGGCCCTGGCGATGAAAGACGACACCTCCGACCGGGGGCTTGCGGTTGCCTATGAAACATTGCTGGCGACCCGCCCCACCGCCGTCAATCTGCGTTGGGCGCTGGACGATATGCGCTCCCTGCTGAAACCCCTGGCCGAGGGCAAGCGCCGGGCCGCCGCTTGGCGACGGGCCGCCGGGATCGCCGACGAGGACGTGGAAATATGCTCGGCCATCGGCGATTTCGGCATGGCGCTGATCAAGGCGGCCTGGGAGGCCAAGGGCAAGCCGAAGCGCGTCAACGTGCTTACCCACTGCAACGCCGGCTGGCTGGCCGCCGTTGATTGGGGTACGGCGCTGGCCCCTGTCTACAAGTCGCATGACGCCGGCATTCCGGTCCATGTCTGGGTGGATGAAACCCGCCCCCGCAACCAGGGCGCAAGTCTCACCTGCTGGGAACTGGACAAGCACGGCGTGCCGCACACCCTGATCGTCGATAACGTCGGCGGCCATCTGATGCAACACGGCGAGGTCGATCTGTGCATCACCGGCGTTGACCGCGCTGCCGCCTCGGGAGACGTCTGCAACAAGATCGGCACTTATCTCAAGGCGTTGGCCGCCAAGGATAACAATGTTCCCTTTTACGTCGCTTTGCCCGGCCCCACCATCGATTGGACCATCAGTGACGGCGTCAGGGAAATCCCCATTGAGCAACGCGGCCCGCAGGAAGTCACCCACATGTCCGGCCTGGGCGAAGACGGCAAGATAACAAAGGTGCTTATTTCCCCAAGAAACAGTCCGGTCGCCAACTACGCCTTTGACGTAACCCCGGCCCGGCTGGTAAGCGGACTGATTACCGAACGCGGCGTATGCGAAGCGTCAAAAGCCGGACTGAAGAAACTGTACCCGGAGCGCTGA
- a CDS encoding methylthioadenosine phosphorylase, which translates to MAKLGTPPVIGVIGGSGVYEIDGLSNTRWEKVESPFGEPSDELLFGDLDGQPMVFLPRHGRGHRFSPSDLNYRANIDALKRSGVTEILSVSACGSLKEELPPGTFVIVDQFIDRTFARPKSFFGAGLVAHVGMGHPVCSRLGDAVEAALVDLDIPFQRGGTYLAMEGPQFSTLAESRLYRSWGCDVIGMTNMPEAKLAREAEMCYATVAMVTDYDCWHPDHDHVTVDSIIKVLLDNADKGRSLVKKTAPALTGRKVPCPNGCHTALSCAVITDPRVQDPKMIVKLGAIAGRVLGGKKKE; encoded by the coding sequence ATGGCGAAATTAGGCACGCCTCCGGTGATCGGGGTCATCGGCGGCAGCGGCGTTTATGAAATTGACGGGCTTTCAAACACCCGCTGGGAAAAGGTCGAGTCGCCCTTCGGCGAGCCGTCGGACGAGCTGCTGTTCGGCGATCTGGACGGGCAGCCGATGGTTTTTCTGCCCCGCCACGGTCGCGGCCACCGCTTTTCGCCGAGCGATCTTAATTACCGCGCCAACATCGACGCCCTCAAGCGCTCCGGCGTCACCGAGATACTGTCCGTCAGCGCCTGCGGCTCATTAAAAGAAGAGCTTCCGCCGGGGACTTTCGTCATCGTTGACCAGTTTATTGATCGCACCTTTGCGCGGCCCAAGAGCTTCTTCGGCGCCGGTCTGGTCGCCCATGTCGGCATGGGCCATCCGGTATGTTCCAGACTCGGCGACGCCGTCGAGGCGGCGTTGGTCGATCTGGACATTCCCTTTCAGCGCGGCGGAACCTATCTGGCCATGGAAGGCCCCCAGTTCTCGACCCTGGCCGAATCCCGACTCTATCGCAGTTGGGGTTGCGACGTTATCGGCATGACCAACATGCCGGAGGCCAAACTCGCCCGCGAGGCCGAGATGTGCTACGCCACCGTCGCCATGGTCACCGACTATGATTGCTGGCATCCCGATCACGACCATGTCACCGTTGACTCTATAATAAAGGTGTTGCTGGACAACGCCGACAAGGGGCGCTCCCTGGTGAAAAAGACGGCGCCCGCATTGACCGGCCGCAAGGTGCCATGCCCTAACGGCTGTCATACGGCGCTGAGTTGCGCCGTCATCACCGATCCGCGAGTCCAGGACCCCAAGATGATCGTCAAACTGGGCGCCATCGCCGGCCGTGTCCTCGGCGGGAAAAAGAAAGAGTAG
- a CDS encoding glycine--tRNA ligase subunit alpha: MAKTDFQSLILALQSFWAAKGCVILQPYDMEVGAGTFHPATTLRALGKKPWKCAFVQPSRRPSDGRYGENPNRLQHYYQFQVLLKPSPEDSQELYLESLRHLGIDPIKHDIRFVEDDWESPTLGAWGLGWEVWCDGMEITQFTYFQQVGGIECDPVSVELTYGLERLTMYIQGVENVYDLDWNGAGVTYGDVFLRNEREHSAYNFEHADVEMLMRRFGDAEKECDSALKAGLALPAYDQCLKASHLFNLLDARGAISVAERAAYIGRVRALAKSCCETWLKGGGDA; the protein is encoded by the coding sequence ATGGCCAAAACCGATTTTCAATCGCTGATTCTGGCGCTGCAATCCTTCTGGGCGGCCAAGGGATGCGTTATCCTTCAGCCCTATGACATGGAGGTGGGGGCCGGCACTTTCCACCCCGCCACCACCTTGCGGGCGCTGGGGAAAAAGCCGTGGAAGTGCGCCTTCGTTCAGCCGTCGCGCCGTCCGTCCGACGGGCGCTACGGCGAAAACCCCAACCGCCTTCAGCACTACTACCAGTTCCAGGTGCTGCTCAAGCCCTCGCCCGAGGACTCCCAGGAGCTTTACCTGGAGAGCCTGCGCCATCTCGGCATCGACCCCATAAAACACGATATCCGCTTCGTCGAGGATGACTGGGAGAGTCCGACGCTGGGGGCCTGGGGGCTGGGCTGGGAAGTGTGGTGCGACGGCATGGAGATCACCCAGTTCACCTACTTCCAGCAAGTGGGCGGCATCGAATGTGATCCGGTATCCGTCGAACTGACCTACGGCCTGGAGCGTCTGACCATGTATATCCAGGGAGTGGAGAACGTCTACGACCTGGACTGGAACGGCGCCGGAGTTACCTACGGCGATGTTTTCCTGCGTAACGAGCGCGAGCACTCGGCTTATAATTTTGAACATGCCGATGTAGAAATGCTGATGCGCCGTTTCGGCGACGCGGAAAAGGAATGTGATTCGGCGCTTAAGGCCGGGCTGGCGCTGCCCGCCTATGACCAATGCCTTAAAGCCAGCCACTTGTTCAATCTCCTCGATGCGCGGGGCGCCATCTCGGTCGCCGAGCGCGCCGCCTATATCGGTCGCGTGCGGGCGCTGGCGAAGTCGTGCTGCGAGACGTGGCTGAAGGGGGGCGGCGATGCCTGA
- a CDS encoding glycine--tRNA ligase subunit beta has translation MPELLLEIRSEEIPARMQAAAADDLKRLVTDGLKTAGLTFSAAHAYVTPRRLALAVEGLPLAQPDVKEEKRGPRADAPQAAIDGFLKAAGVTLDRCEKRETAKGAFLFAVVEKKGRPTPGVFSDILGPVILSFPWPKSMRWGSLPNRWVRPLQSIVILFNGKPVNLTVGSLEFSNTICGHRFHAPKPFTVKDFADYKSKLAHAKVMLDAAERRRVIHDQAERLASAEGLKLKADQGLLNEVAGLVEWPVALMGRIDDRFMTLPPEVLSTAMRSHQKYFSLLNADGSPAPRFIAVANIEATDGGKAIIAGNERVLRARLSDAEFFWNQDRKKRLEDRLPALAGRVFYKGLGSMFDKAERIAELAGKLAVYTGVDPVSAERAARLAKADLSCGMVGEFPELQGIMGGYYARADGEDEDAAEAVARHYAPQGPNDACPNRPLAVTVALADKIDTLVGFFGINEKPTGSKDPFALRRAALGVIRLIIENDLKMPLLNVFKTAHEVFGNDAFKTAPDKSAGELLSFFADRLKAHLKEKGVRHDLISAVFAVDSGEDDLVRLLARVGALQGFLDADDGANLLVAYRRAANILRIEEKKDGLSYNGVADEKLFAEDAERILFDCLATVGAKSQEALKDERFTDAMTELAGLRTPVDAFFDKVTVNCENPGLRGNRLKLLSQIRSALEGIADFSRIEGTEK, from the coding sequence ATGCCTGAACTGCTTCTTGAAATCCGCAGCGAGGAAATCCCGGCGCGGATGCAGGCCGCCGCCGCCGATGATCTGAAACGGCTGGTAACCGACGGCCTCAAGACCGCCGGCCTGACTTTTAGCGCCGCCCACGCCTATGTGACGCCGCGCCGATTGGCGCTGGCGGTCGAAGGCCTGCCCCTCGCCCAGCCGGACGTTAAGGAAGAAAAGCGCGGCCCCCGCGCCGACGCGCCGCAAGCCGCTATCGACGGCTTCCTGAAAGCCGCCGGCGTGACGCTTGACCGCTGCGAGAAACGCGAGACGGCCAAAGGCGCCTTCCTGTTCGCCGTCGTCGAAAAGAAAGGCCGGCCGACGCCCGGCGTTTTCTCGGACATCCTCGGCCCCGTTATCTTGTCATTCCCGTGGCCAAAGTCCATGCGCTGGGGGAGTTTGCCGAACAGATGGGTTCGCCCGCTGCAATCCATTGTCATCCTGTTCAACGGAAAGCCGGTTAACCTGACTGTCGGCTCTTTGGAATTCAGCAATACGATATGCGGCCACCGCTTCCACGCCCCCAAGCCGTTCACGGTCAAGGATTTCGCCGACTACAAGTCCAAGCTGGCGCACGCCAAGGTGATGCTGGACGCCGCCGAGCGCCGCCGGGTGATCCATGACCAGGCCGAGCGTCTGGCCTCTGCGGAAGGCCTTAAACTCAAAGCCGATCAGGGATTGCTCAACGAAGTCGCCGGTCTGGTCGAATGGCCGGTGGCGCTGATGGGGCGCATCGACGACCGCTTCATGACCCTGCCCCCGGAAGTGTTGAGCACCGCCATGCGCTCGCACCAGAAGTATTTCTCGTTATTGAACGCCGACGGCTCGCCGGCCCCTCGCTTCATCGCCGTCGCCAACATAGAGGCGACGGACGGCGGCAAGGCCATCATCGCCGGCAACGAGCGGGTGCTGCGCGCCCGTTTATCCGACGCCGAATTTTTCTGGAATCAGGATCGCAAAAAAAGGCTGGAGGACAGGTTGCCGGCGCTCGCCGGGCGGGTCTTCTACAAAGGCCTGGGGTCCATGTTCGACAAGGCCGAGCGCATCGCCGAACTGGCCGGTAAACTGGCCGTCTATACCGGCGTCGATCCCGTCTCGGCGGAACGCGCCGCCCGGCTGGCCAAAGCCGACCTGTCGTGCGGGATGGTCGGCGAGTTCCCGGAATTGCAGGGGATCATGGGCGGCTACTACGCCCGCGCCGACGGCGAAGACGAAGACGCAGCGGAGGCCGTTGCCCGGCACTATGCGCCCCAAGGCCCGAATGACGCCTGCCCGAACCGGCCGTTGGCGGTCACCGTGGCGCTGGCCGACAAGATCGACACCCTGGTCGGCTTCTTCGGCATTAACGAGAAACCTACCGGCTCCAAGGACCCGTTCGCCTTGCGCCGCGCCGCGCTGGGAGTGATCCGGCTGATCATCGAGAATGATCTTAAAATGCCCCTGCTCAATGTTTTCAAAACAGCTCATGAAGTCTTCGGCAACGATGCCTTCAAGACGGCCCCCGATAAATCGGCCGGCGAGTTGCTGTCGTTCTTCGCCGACCGCCTCAAGGCGCATCTCAAGGAAAAGGGCGTGCGCCACGACCTGATCTCCGCCGTCTTCGCGGTTGACTCCGGCGAGGACGATCTGGTGCGCCTGCTGGCCCGCGTTGGCGCGCTGCAAGGCTTCCTTGACGCCGACGACGGCGCCAACCTGCTGGTCGCCTACCGGCGAGCCGCCAACATCCTGCGCATTGAGGAGAAAAAAGACGGCCTGTCCTATAACGGCGTCGCCGACGAAAAGCTTTTCGCCGAAGACGCCGAACGCATCCTGTTTGATTGCCTCGCCACGGTCGGCGCCAAGAGTCAGGAAGCCCTGAAGGACGAGAGGTTTACCGACGCCATGACCGAACTGGCCGGGTTAAGGACGCCGGTTGACGCATTCTTTGATAAAGTTACGGTGAATTGTGAAAATCCCGGCTTACGCGGGAATCGTCTCAAGCTATTATCGCAGATCCGTTCAGCCCTCGAAGGGATAGCGGACTTTTCCAGGATCGAAGGAACTGAAAAATGA